GTGGTGGCCCCCAATGGAGCCGCGGGCACAGTTCATCTCTCCCTCTCCGATCCTTCAGGCGACTCGGCCATTTTTGAATATATTGGTGGAGAGTTAAAGATCCACCATGGCCGTCAATATCAGGTTATGACAAACTCCCCTGTCTTCGATGAACAGATTGCTTTGAACAAATACTGGCAGCAGATTGGTGGCACAGTTATGCTGCCGGGCACCAACCGGGCGGCAGATCGATTTGCCCGAGCCTCCTTCTATATTAATGCCTGCGCGCAATCAGCTAATCCCCGAGAGGCGGCTGCCAGTGTTTTCAGTGTGATGCGGAATGTGAGTGTGCCCCGCGGAATCAGCACTCCCGATCAACCGAACATCTCTTCCACCATCTGGCGTACGGTCAGTGACCAGAAACATAAAATCTATTTCTACGAAGACACTGCCAGCCCGAGTCTGGTCTGGGTTAACCTGAAGCAGATCGATTTCAGTCCTGATTCAGGCACCCGAAAACTGACACTGGTGGGCAACTATAATCTCAGCGGCGATCAGACTGACCAGTTCCAGCCGGCGAAACCTTATCCTTTCATGGCACCTGTCTGAAAGAGTATGTCGAGATATTACAACTGTCAGGAACTTGATCAATGCATAACAGGCTGTTTATCGCTACCTTTACTTTTTGCAGTCTGATCATATCAGGATATGTATTCGCTGTGCCTCCCTCTCCTGTCGTGGGGCAACTGGTGGATGACATCCGGTTGCGGGGAACTGAGGATGTCTTTCTGCAAGGGGATTATGCTTATTTACCCTGTCGCGAAGGGAAGCGGCTGACCGTCTGTTCGATTAAAGATCCTGCGCATCCAGCTGTTGTTTCCAGTTTCACACATCCCCTGCTGGGGGAAGCGGCCGGTTTTGCCATACATGGAAACAGAATCTATGTGACTTCCATGAGCAGTCATCGGCTGCTGATATTAGATGCTTCCGATAAGAAATCGCTACAGCTGCTGGGGTCGGTGCCTGTCGGCGAAAAAGGAGTGCTCTATAAAGCAGCCTACCGGAACGGTTTCTGTTTTATTCCCAATCTTCACGAGAAGAAACTGTTTATTGTTGATGTGCGGAACCCGAAACAGCCACGAGTCATGGGTTCCGTGATCGTCACGACGGAAAACGATGGTCCGTTCAGCGTGACGCTCCACGCCGATTATGCCTACGTGGGCACGATCTTCGGCAAACAGAATCGACTGGCGGTTGTAAATATCAAAGATCCTGCCCAGCCGCGACTCATCAAAGAGATACTCGGTCCCGATATGGGGCACGCCAGTGGCCAGATCGCTGGTCAGAAATTCTACGCTGTCAACTGGGACCGCAACGCGTTTTTTGTTTTCGACCTCACCAATCCAGCGGCCCCTGACCTGCAGGCCAAACTGCTCGACAGACGACTGGGCAAACCCAATCGCTGTGTGGTTTCAGAAAATCGCGCTTACCTGCCGATGGTGGAGGGAGACGGCATTGCGGTCGTCGACCTTTCAAATCCGGCTCAACCCGCATTTCTGACAGTATATCATGATTCCGAGCTGTTAAAGAAAACCTATGGCGTCGCGGTGCGAGGTCCCCTGCTGTATGTCGCTTCCCGGGAAGGGAACAGTCTGGTAGTTCTGAACCGCGAGATGCTGGAGAGGAAGTAGGCTGTATCATCAGCATCAGACATCGCTCGGTCTCTTATCAAGTCTTATGTCTGCTCCGGCCAGTTCTCAGCTACCACGAATAAACGCTCAATCTCCCGACAGTCATTCTGCGTTTGTTTCAGTACGCTGATCATCAAAGGTCGGTCCCCTTTCTGAAAATGAACATCCAGAGTTCGTTTGAGTTCAGAGAAGGTCAATAACTTCTCAATACCCGGCTCTCTGACAGCAGGGGACAACCAGTCCGGTTTTTCCCGGATCTGATAAACAGCCTCGCTGTACTGTGTTTTGAGCCAGTCTAGCTCAGAACAATATAACCAGACGCCTTTTTCATGTGCAGGTGACATCCGCTCCGGGAGTGGGGTGGGTGCTGCCAGATGAGGATTGTAAAAAATGATGCCTTTGACAAACGCCACACGCCGCGTGACTTCAGGGAAATGCGTTTCGCTCAAAGGCAGCTGATATTCGAGCAACCGTCTGCACTTCTTTTCAAAGTTGTCTTTGGCGTTAGGGCCGATAAAATGGCTGCCGGTCGTATTTTCAGCGGGATAATGCAGATAATATTTCACAGCCGTCTCCCAGTGAGTCAACTCCCCCGCTTCATCTTCAAACAGGAAATCGATTTCACCAACCGTCTGGTTCTCAACAAACAACTGTCGATTTTGCGCGACAATCTTTAAGCGGCGAATCCGTTCCAGCCAGTATAATACCAGGCCTTCAAAGTACTGGCCTACACGGAAGCGGGAATAAGGCACGAGGAACTCCGTCAGTTCCTGTTCGCTAATCAGCGACAGGTCCTGGTCCTCCGATCTATGGGGATCTTGACTCGAGTCCGAAATCAGAGAGGCGCTGGTAATGACCCAGTGCAGGTCACGCAGTGACTGTGATTTATAGAGATCATGCTGGATTGAGTCGGACTTTTTTTGATTCATTGTTCCCAGTTTAAACAGTTTCGCATAAAATAACCAATCACAGTAAACGGAATATTGATCAGTACAGACATGAGAAAACGTGCGCGTTCATTGCTCCTGGAATAAACCTGCAGTGAAATGACTGAGTCGAAATGATGCATCAGCAAATTCTGGAATTCCTTCGTAGAGCTCTTAACTGGCTGAAAGGTCGAGAACCGCTGCTACTGCTGGTCTGCCTGGGTTTTGCTGTTTCCACCTGGGCCTTTATCGAAATTGCCGATGAAGTACTTGAACAGGAAACGCAGGCGTTTGACAAGTGGGTCATTCGATCATTACGCAAAGCGGATGATCCGGCGACTCCGATCGGGCCGGTCTGGGTACAGGAAATGGGCCGCGACCTGACCGCGTTTGGCGGGGTGGCTGCGCTGGTGTTGTTTACGGTAATCGTGGCGGGCTATCTGTGTATCGAAAAAAAGCCGCGCGTGATCGCGCTGTTGCTGGCAGCCGCTCTGGGAGGGTTGCTGCTCAGTTCCCTGCTCAAGCATTTTATCAGCCGACCACGGCCCGATGTGGTGCCGCACCTTTCCCACGTCTACACCAGCAGCTTCCCCAGCGGCCACTCCATGCTGTCTGCCGTGATTTATCTCACATTGGGCGCATTACTGGCATCAGTCATACCACGGACGATTTTGAAAGTTTATGTGCTCAGTGTGGCGATTCTGCTGTCCATACTGGTCGGCCTGAGTCGAATTTATCTGGGAGTGCATTACCCGACTGACGTCATCGCCGGCTGGATCGCAGGGCTCAGCTGGGCCCTGTTCTGCTGGAGCATCGCCCGCTGGCTGCAGAATCGTAATAAGATTGAAGATGATGAGGAAGAACCTGAGCCTAATTCGAAGTGACTTCGAATCTGCAAACCCTGCAAATGTCGTTCTAAAAATAATCACAAGTGAGTGAGACAACTGTTATGGTTTTCTGGAACTGGTTTAAACGCAAACCGCTGAATTTTGGTGAAGTCTTTGGTCCGCTCAGCAGCAATGCCGCTCAGCAGTTTTACGCAACACATTTTCCGGATAAAAACTCTTATAACAGCTTCGGCATTAAACTTCCCGAACCGCTGCTACTGGATCTAGAGCCTTTATTTGATCCCGTCGAATCGTTTCAGTTCTTTGGCCGTCCCTTCAAAGTCGGCAAACGCTGGATACTGGCGTATCATATGGAATACGATACGCCCACGATTATCGTGAATCAGGACTTCCAGATCCTACTGGAAGGGTTGGGATTGGATGATTCGACAGAGGAATATTTCGTGGCGGATCACTTTCTATCATTTCTCGATCTGCTGACCATCGAAGCAGACGCCGAAGAAGTTTGAGCGTGTCCAGACCTATTCATTCTGTGAATTCAATCGCATAGAGTTTCGTATTCCGCATCCGAAACTGCAGGCGGATTGGCTTGCCAGACAGTTCTTTCAATTCGTGACCGCTGTTCCATTTCACGGGGAAGTCAACAGAATCTGCGTGAATCGCTGTGAAGTCAGCGACGGTGAATCCAGGGATCGCGGTGCCAGCCGCATCCAGAACCGCCACGGTAGCAATACCAGTTCCGGCGACGTCTATGTTTAGTTTCAACTGACTGCCTGTCACTACCAGCGGTAGAGTAGTGAGCGTCCCCGGTAGATTGCCGGCATCCATGGATACGAATCCATCCAGACGCGATGTGGCGCAGTAGATGCCTCCCAGATCGCGTTTCAGCCATTCCACGCGATTTTTCAGATCACGATCCCAGACGACCGGACGACCATGTGTATGCGGCCAGCCAACAAAGTACTGATGCAGTTCGCGAGCTCGGCGGATCATCCCCGTGCCCATACTGACCAACTGCAGTTGAACGCCGTCTACATAATCTGGTTGAATCCAGGCATCCCGTTGACGGTCCCAGTGAATGCCATCGCGGCTGACTGCGAGTTGCACATCAAAGGTTCCATCGTTGCCATTCAGGGCGCGGTCTTTCAATGGAGAGCCCTGATACAGAAAATAAGCTGCCGGAAAAGCAAAATACGCGTTCTCTGCCCACGGGTAACGGAAGACATTACTGGTATAAAGTTGCACATTCTCGGGGTCACTGTCATCGGGCCGCATCACAATCGGAATCTCACGGCTGATCGTTGCTACTTTTTTCTTGCCCCAGACATGTAGAGGAGAAACACGATCATCGTAAGCCCAGGATACCTCGATGTCTTTGACAGCTACACGACCAATCGAACGTTTGGGATCCCAGGCCCGCAGATAAATCGCATACTGCTGTGTTTTCGGATCCCAGCATGCGGAAGGCTGACTGTCAGGAACGCGAGGCAGCAGACGCAGGTCAGACTGGGTCCAATTGATCCCCTCCGCAGAAGATGACAGATAGACGCCGGCCCGCGCGGGATCAGGCCAGTGCCGATTGTGCAGCAGGCGAAACCGTTTGTCCGCAGGCGCGTGCGGATCCATAAATACGCCCGCTTCGACCGCTTCAAACGGGAAGATATTATTGCGATTCGATCCCTGATAGTCGCTCAATTTTAACTCAGGTCGTTTCCAGGATAAGCCATCCTCACTGGTCGCCAGACAGAAGTGTTTTCGTTTTTCGCCATCATAGGCACCGTAATACAGCATCGCCGTCCCGTCATGATCGATCACGCTGCAATAAAAAATGAACCCCAGTGCTTCCCATGTCATTTCAGGTTTGAGTACGCGACGCAGGGAGTGAGGAGGATTGAACTGTCGTTTCACGTGCTCAGTCATTTCAGAATCGACCAGTTGTTCGTCCAGAAATAAATGGCGCCCTGAACTCATCTGGATGACGCCTGCACGCTCTCCGTCTGCTTTGCAGTCAGACACATAATTTAAAAACAAGAGGATCACAAACGCTAAACAGAAGCAGGAAAGTCGAGGCTGTTTCAGGTCATAATTCATGGTGAAGATGTATCCGAGGGGATCGAGGTTATCTGGACCGGTAATAATATTTGTGACGATATTGAGTGAATCTGATTTTTTATTTTCGAAGGTAGTAGTTTAACCGTTAAGATAGGACACAGGAAAGTCATTCGCAATTCTTTGACCAGGTATCCAATCAGAACAGGAACCGCTGTATGCTGCTGACAAATACACTGACGAATCAACCCGCATGTGCATTCCGGTTTCAGACCGTGTTGCTTGCGTGCCTGTTTCTACATACCACAACAGTAAATGCGCAAGAAAACCCAACCGCACTGCAGAATTTGATCGAAGAAATTGAGCAGCACGAGAAGTTGTATGCGAATCTAAAACTCGACGTTACCAGCGTGAATGAAATGCTTCCTGAACGCAAAGAGGCCGATCAACAAATTCGCCATGTGACCAAAACGATGCTTTTCCGACATGGAAATCAGTATCGTGAAGAGGAATCAAAACGGGGACGATTTCAGATCCAATATTTTGCTCCGCCAAAAAAAGAATTGAGGATGCATTCGAATACAGGAGTGATGAAACGCATGCAGGTTTATGATGGAGATATCTTTCGCAGTTATTCGAGTATTGATTTAACGACAGCCAGGAAAGATGGAAAACCCATAAAGCATCACTCTGGTGAAATCACAGATGAACCGCCGCAGGTTTCGAATCTGGTCCGACCTCATATGTTTCTGTTCTTCGACAGAGGCCCTTATGTTCCATTGTCGACGTTCCTCAAAGGGCCAGCAGCGATCGCGGCAACTCCTGGCGCAGCATATGAAACTCGCGACAGACAGATTCAGGTTCAAATCCTTGACGAAGAGAAGTTCGCTGGTTTTAAGTGCATTCGACTCAGTATTAAACTCGTCAAAGACAACGGTAGCCTGCTTACGCGGCACGAATTGTGGCTGGCGCAAGGACGGAACCTGATTCCTGTGCGCAAATTGAGTTTTCCCAGTCACAGGTCAGATACGATCCCCCGATCAGATTCCATCGTTGACACATGGCAGGAAATACGCCCTGGTGTCTGGTTTCCTCACAAAGCACACCAGGACGAGAACAATGTTTTTATCATCATCAAGGAAAATCGGCAGCAACGATACTGGCACAGAGAGTATGCCACCCAGGATGTCGAACTGAACCCGCAATTACCTGAAGACATCTTTACCAGACTTGAATTCCCTCCAGATACGGTAATGAAAAGCAGTTATCGGGGAAATTAATTCTCGAACATTAAAAAATGGTCTGCTCTTTAACAGATCAATCAACAGGGAGTTCAAAAACTGGATCTTCAGGTATGAGGTTGGTTACCTAAATAATAATTCCTTCGGGCCGACCAGGTATCAGAGTCTATCTACTAAAGACCGAACATTGAATCCACAAGTGAACATGCTATCGCCCCAGACACAACACCTCTGGGTATCATTTCACATGAAAGCCCACTCAATGTTAAGCGATACATACTTCACTCTTCTTCGAGCATCGGTGGCACAACCCCATCCACTGCCGGTGGCACACCCTCATCCAGCATTGGTGGCACAGATTGTTCGTCTGAGATAGTGACTCTGCCCGAATCGTATGTTGGTCTCACACCGCCACCACCAATGGCCTGATATGTATTTACGATGGCAGCCAGTTGCTGCTGTTTGGTTTCGATCAAAACCACTTTAGCATCCTGCAGGTCACGCTGTGCCAGCAGCACATCCACATATTCGGCGCGGGCGTTCTGGAACAGCTTGTCAGCAACATCGACCGATGTTTCAAGTGCTTTCAACTGCTGCATTTTGATTTCAACGCTCTTGCCGTAGTTTTCTACTTTGTTGATGCGGTTCACCACTTCGGTGAAGGCATTCAAAACAGTACGCTGGTATTTGTAAACCGCCTGCAACTGTCGGGCATTCGCATTCAGGTAATCTGCCTTGATGGCTCTTCTGTTGATTACCGGAGCCACGAGTTCGCCGATGGCATTGTATACTAAGGATTCCGGCGTAATAAACAGATAGCGGGGATTGAAAGCCGAATACCCCACCCCGGCGTTCAATACCAGTGAAGGATAGAAGCGTGCCCGGGCAACTTGTATTTCTAGTCCCGCCGCCTGCAACTCGCGTTCTGCCTGGCGAATGTCGGCACGGTTGTTCAACATCTGTGAAGGGACACCAATACTGATGGTATGCATATTAAGCTCGAAGAAATCCACCAGTCTGCGTTCAACAGGCTGCGGGTATCGACCAGCGAGAAAGTTAATCCGGTTTTCTGTTTCGATCAGCCTCTGCTGGATGATCAGCTTTTCACTCTGGTTCTTGCGAACCTCTGCTTCGAAACGCTGAACCGCCAGCTCTGTGCCGCGCGCTGCTTTTTTATTTGCCTTGGCAACCTCGAGACTTCGTTCCTGCAGTCCGATCGTAATATCTAACGTCTCCAACCGTTTGTCGAGCGCCAGCAGTTCATAATAATTCTCTGCAATCTCGGCGACCAGACGTGTCGTGATGTAGTTTCGTCCCTCATCGGTAGCCAGGTAGCGTAGCGAAGCAGCGTCCCTGGAATTCCGCAGCTTTCTCCAGATGTCAATCTCCCAGGAGATATCGGCTGCGAGCAGGAAATTGGGCAGTGGCTCAGGAAAAGCTTTACCTGGAGCAATCTGCAGTTGATCTTCAACAGCACCGGCACGGGTATAGCGGCCTGGTTTATTGATATCCGCGCCCGCCCTCAAATTGAGGAAAGGCAGATACGACCCTGTCCAGGCATATGCCTCGTTGTTGGCGATATCAATGTCCTGAGCCAGGATTTTCAACTCCTGGTTATCCACCATCGCCTGGTCAATCAAAGCCGACAGCATGGGGTCGTCGAACAGCACCCGGAATTCAAGTTCCGCTGAGTTTGTTTCGTCGTAACTGCCATTGAAGGTGTCGGGCATTCCCGGTCCTTCATCCGCATCTTGAAGACAGGGAATTTTGCATGACGTGAGCAAAAGCAACAGAGACGAAATGACCGCAGGCCAAAAAGCGAGCCTCTTAATGAGAGAGGTGGAATATCTCACTGAAAACTTCATCTGCCTAATCCTTGACACTTTGACCAGAATATTAAGTTCCTGGTTACCAACCACTATCCTTGTGGATTTATTGTGTGGATTGTCAGTTCATGTCCTTGTTTTGGCGGCAGATTCAGATGCATGTCGAGACAATCACGGTTACTTCTTAATTCGACCTGAGATTGGGATCAACTTAATTTGATTTCATGGCAAGCTGGAATTCTACAGTGATTGGAGAATCCGAACAGAATAGCTGACCAGACAGCACTGAGTTACCAACGAGAATGGGGGAGATATTCCTGTATTTCAAGCGATTTTCGCTTCGTATACGAAGTGATTCACGACGACTGATCCAATTAAAATCAACTCAGGCGTCGGTATTGCATACTGCTTAAGAATCGCGTTCGAATAACTCAGTGAGAGGTTCATCATGCTCGTCCCTGATCAGTTTTTTCCCATCCGCCATTTTGGCGAACAGGTAGTAAAGACCAGGAATCACCAGGACTCCGATTAACGTCCCCATGAGCATCCCCCCCACTGCCGTCGAACCAATCGTGCGGTTACCAATTGCCCCGGGACCAGTCGCACGTACCAATGGAATCAGACCGGCGATAAAAGCGAACGACGTCATCAGAATCGGTCGGAAGCGAAGTCGTCCTCCCTCGATGCCAGCCTCTTTGATGCTCA
The sequence above is a segment of the Gimesia algae genome. Coding sequences within it:
- a CDS encoding linear amide C-N hydrolase, which codes for MCTRAVYLGPEGETVTGRTMDWKEDLQSNLWIFPRGMSRDGGLGDASLSWTSQYGSVVASLYEGGTADGMNEAGLVANLLYLVESEYPADDDPRPAIVISAWAQYVLDQFATVEEAVSELRKETFRMVTVVAPNGAAGTVHLSLSDPSGDSAIFEYIGGELKIHHGRQYQVMTNSPVFDEQIALNKYWQQIGGTVMLPGTNRAADRFARASFYINACAQSANPREAAASVFSVMRNVSVPRGISTPDQPNISSTIWRTVSDQKHKIYFYEDTASPSLVWVNLKQIDFSPDSGTRKLTLVGNYNLSGDQTDQFQPAKPYPFMAPV
- a CDS encoding LVIVD repeat-containing protein yields the protein MHNRLFIATFTFCSLIISGYVFAVPPSPVVGQLVDDIRLRGTEDVFLQGDYAYLPCREGKRLTVCSIKDPAHPAVVSSFTHPLLGEAAGFAIHGNRIYVTSMSSHRLLILDASDKKSLQLLGSVPVGEKGVLYKAAYRNGFCFIPNLHEKKLFIVDVRNPKQPRVMGSVIVTTENDGPFSVTLHADYAYVGTIFGKQNRLAVVNIKDPAQPRLIKEILGPDMGHASGQIAGQKFYAVNWDRNAFFVFDLTNPAAPDLQAKLLDRRLGKPNRCVVSENRAYLPMVEGDGIAVVDLSNPAQPAFLTVYHDSELLKKTYGVAVRGPLLYVASREGNSLVVLNREMLERK
- a CDS encoding DUF1853 family protein — its product is MNQKKSDSIQHDLYKSQSLRDLHWVITSASLISDSSQDPHRSEDQDLSLISEQELTEFLVPYSRFRVGQYFEGLVLYWLERIRRLKIVAQNRQLFVENQTVGEIDFLFEDEAGELTHWETAVKYYLHYPAENTTGSHFIGPNAKDNFEKKCRRLLEYQLPLSETHFPEVTRRVAFVKGIIFYNPHLAAPTPLPERMSPAHEKGVWLYCSELDWLKTQYSEAVYQIREKPDWLSPAVREPGIEKLLTFSELKRTLDVHFQKGDRPLMISVLKQTQNDCREIERLFVVAENWPEQT
- a CDS encoding phosphatase PAP2 family protein, with the translated sequence MHQQILEFLRRALNWLKGREPLLLLVCLGFAVSTWAFIEIADEVLEQETQAFDKWVIRSLRKADDPATPIGPVWVQEMGRDLTAFGGVAALVLFTVIVAGYLCIEKKPRVIALLLAAALGGLLLSSLLKHFISRPRPDVVPHLSHVYTSSFPSGHSMLSAVIYLTLGALLASVIPRTILKVYVLSVAILLSILVGLSRIYLGVHYPTDVIAGWIAGLSWALFCWSIARWLQNRNKIEDDEEEPEPNSK
- a CDS encoding glycoside hydrolase family protein — its product is MSSGRHLFLDEQLVDSEMTEHVKRQFNPPHSLRRVLKPEMTWEALGFIFYCSVIDHDGTAMLYYGAYDGEKRKHFCLATSEDGLSWKRPELKLSDYQGSNRNNIFPFEAVEAGVFMDPHAPADKRFRLLHNRHWPDPARAGVYLSSSAEGINWTQSDLRLLPRVPDSQPSACWDPKTQQYAIYLRAWDPKRSIGRVAVKDIEVSWAYDDRVSPLHVWGKKKVATISREIPIVMRPDDSDPENVQLYTSNVFRYPWAENAYFAFPAAYFLYQGSPLKDRALNGNDGTFDVQLAVSRDGIHWDRQRDAWIQPDYVDGVQLQLVSMGTGMIRRARELHQYFVGWPHTHGRPVVWDRDLKNRVEWLKRDLGGIYCATSRLDGFVSMDAGNLPGTLTTLPLVVTGSQLKLNIDVAGTGIATVAVLDAAGTAIPGFTVADFTAIHADSVDFPVKWNSGHELKELSGKPIRLQFRMRNTKLYAIEFTE
- a CDS encoding TolC family protein, whose product is MPDTFNGSYDETNSAELEFRVLFDDPMLSALIDQAMVDNQELKILAQDIDIANNEAYAWTGSYLPFLNLRAGADINKPGRYTRAGAVEDQLQIAPGKAFPEPLPNFLLAADISWEIDIWRKLRNSRDAASLRYLATDEGRNYITTRLVAEIAENYYELLALDKRLETLDITIGLQERSLEVAKANKKAARGTELAVQRFEAEVRKNQSEKLIIQQRLIETENRINFLAGRYPQPVERRLVDFFELNMHTISIGVPSQMLNNRADIRQAERELQAAGLEIQVARARFYPSLVLNAGVGYSAFNPRYLFITPESLVYNAIGELVAPVINRRAIKADYLNANARQLQAVYKYQRTVLNAFTEVVNRINKVENYGKSVEIKMQQLKALETSVDVADKLFQNARAEYVDVLLAQRDLQDAKVVLIETKQQQLAAIVNTYQAIGGGGVRPTYDSGRVTISDEQSVPPMLDEGVPPAVDGVVPPMLEEE